One window of Nymphaea colorata isolate Beijing-Zhang1983 chromosome 1, ASM883128v2, whole genome shotgun sequence genomic DNA carries:
- the LOC126409210 gene encoding disease resistance protein L6-like, whose protein sequence is MWEDCGWFPDAAIMVPVRRSLIKMDEKRQRFEMHDQLRDMGRAIVEEECSRKLQKQSRLWNHQDSLDLLQRKVPGTIDAEGVRISGKDCVSAECFENMPSLRYLYAADVNFQGVFLCFPTDLKWLLLSCCHFDSPPSDFNLEKVVILDLYKTNMAQILINQLPLRVKAFERLKVLSINGAEIKSDWETWDHLDSLILVGQV, encoded by the exons ATGTGGGAGGACTGTGGGTGGTTCCCAGATGCTGCAATTATGGTACCTGTACGAAGGTCTCTTATTAAGATGGATGAGAAACGCCAACGGTTCGAGATGCATGATCAATTACGAGACATGGGGAGGGCCATAGTTGAGGAAGAATGCTCTCGAAAGCTTCAGAAGCAGAGTCGACTATGGAATCATCAAGACTCCTTAGATTTACTACAAAGAAAG GTACCAGGGACTATTGATGCAGAAGGGGTTCGGATCTCTGGGAAAGATTGTGTTAGCGCGGAATGCTTTGAAAACATGCCCAGCCTGAGATATCTTTATGCTGCGGATGTCAACTTCCAAGGTGTGTTCCTGTGTTTTCCTACAGACCTGAAATGGTTGCTATTGAGCTGTTGCCACTTTGACTCGCCGCCATCTGATTTTAACCTCGAGAAGGTTGTCATCCTTGACCTCTATAAAACCAACATGGCCCAAATTCTTATAAACCAACTGCCACTGAGAGTAAAG GCCTTTGAAAGATTGAAAGTTCTGTCAATTAATGGAGCGGAAATAAAG AGCGATTGGGAGACATGGGATCACTTAGACAGCTTGATCTTAGTAGGACAAGTATAG
- the LOC116246137 gene encoding uncharacterized protein LOC116246137, with product MSNISDLKTLEKLNLGGCKLLEDVPGLENVSRNLEVLELPGPCDFMGCCHFSRDFKNKVFKEMTFESLKKFKMSGSLVPGVAKGRQQLKFMTPSLPFTWLRRAQLKLGLNKVLSPVYIVIMDDDIIVFEKITEVKGKSN from the exons ATGTCAAATATTTCAGACTTGAAAACTCTAGAGAAGTTGAATTTGGGTGGTTGTAAGTTGCTTGAAGATGTGCCTGGCCTCGAAAATGTTTCAAGGAACTTGGAAGTGCTAGAACTGCCTGGTCCTTGTGATTTCATGGGGTGTTGCCACTTTAGTCgtgatttcaaaaacaaagtgtTCAAG GAGATGACTTTTGAGAGCTTGAAAAAGTTCAAGATGTCAGGGTCTTTGGTGCCAGGGGTAGCAAAAGGACGACAACAGCTGAAATTTATGACCCCATCATTGCCATTTACTTGGTTGAGAAGAGCACAACTGAAGCTGGGCTTAAACAAGGTCCTCTCACCCGTCTACATAGTGATCATGGACGACGACATtattgtgtttgagaaaattaCAGAAGTCAAGGGTAAGTCGAATTGA
- the LOC126410162 gene encoding uncharacterized protein LOC126410162, whose product MASLNKLDIREIRIIEIPDSIGQLTSLSELLMGNYKLSRLPDCIFRLSSLEMLDLSWGTALCSIPEGLGDMELLKKLDLSGTCIEVIPDSIGQLINLRLLSLRNSECLREIPNSICQLKLLKSLNLRGCFSLCSLPERLGDMEKLEELILDSTRIEAIPNSVGRLDNLRLLSLEGCKLIKSLPGSIRQLTSIRLLKMSATSLKSSEDDLPHFAAINNIELTSSSLEMLGLCDQSHKAIKHLHLNDAAIEEFPDCVGRMENLEELQLDCEMLKELPNWIEGYFKNLTKLEVRSKHLKALPDCIGPLEQLSKLSLMCENLKALPNSIGSLKRMLRFTLNCVNLKALPASIGELENISFFQIESANLKALPSSIALLGRVDHLELHCMSLEAIPILFGGLKQLRHFEVWSNGLEALPDSIGLLKRVSSLELKCPNLKTLPDSIGGLKSLEYFKVGLASHP is encoded by the exons ATGGCATCACTCAATAAACTCGACATTAGAGAAATACGGATAATCGAGATACCCGATTCAATAGGACAACTTACAAGCTTGAGTGAGCTACTTATGGGCAATTATAAACTATCAAGGTTACCTGATTGCATTTTCCGGTTAAGTTCtcttgaaatgcttgatttgagTTGGGGCACTGCCCTTTGTTCTATACCGGAAGGCTTAGGAGACATGGAGCTATTAAAGAAGCTTGACCTTTCTGGGACATGCATTGAGGTCATACCTGATTCTATTGGACAACTTATTAACCTCCGTCTGCTATCTTTGAGGAACTCAGAATGCTTGAGAGAGATACCCAATTCCATTTGCCAACTAAAGTTGTTGAAATCCCTCAACCTTAGAGGATGTTTTTCTCTCTGCTCTTTGCCAGAAAGATTAGGGGACATGGAGAAACTGGAGGAGCTTATTCTAGACAGTACAAGAATAGAGGCCATACCCAATTCAGTTGGACGACTTGACAACCTTCGTCTGCTATCTTTAGAAGGTTGCAAACTCATAAAATCATTACCTGGTTCCATAAGACAATTGACATCCATACGACTGTTGAAAATGTCTGCAACCAGCTTAAAGAGTTCTGAGGACGACCTTCCTCATTTTGCAGCAATTAATAATATTGAATTGACAAGTTCATCTTTGGAGATGCTTGGCTTGTGCGACCAATCTCACAAAGCCATAAAACATCTTCACTTGAATGATGCTGCAATAGAAGAGTTTCCTGATTGTGTTGGAAGGATGGAAAACCTTGAGGAGCTGCAGCTGGATTGTGAAATGCTGAAAGAATTGCCCAATTGGATTGAGGGGTACTTCAAAAACCTTACCAAATTAGAGGTTAGGAGCAAGCATCTAAAAGCTCTGCCTGACTGCATTGGGCCACTTGAGCAACTTAGTAAGTTGAGCCTCATGTGTGAAAACCTTAAAGCTTTACCCAACTCAATCGGATCATTGAAACGGATGTTACGGTTTACATTGAATTGCGTGAACCTCAAAGCTCTCCCTGCTTCGATTGGAGAGTTGgaaaatatttcctttttccaaaTTGAATCTGCAAATTTGAAAGCCCTCCCAAGCTCGATTGCATTGCTAGGAAGGGTTGATCATTTGGAGCTACATTGCATGAGCCTCGAAGCTATACCTATTTTGTTTGGAGGTTTGAAGCAACTTAGACATTTTGAGGTGTGGTCTAACGGTCTTGAAGCTCTACCTGACTCTATTGGGTTGCTGAAAAGAGTTTCAAGTTTAGAATTAAAGTGCCCAAACCTCAAGACTCTACCTGATTCTATTGGAGGATTAAAAAGCCTTGAATACTTTAAG GTTGGGCTCGCCTCACATCCTTAG
- the LOC116257122 gene encoding disease resistance protein Roq1-like has translation MVIFAALFMVLFTTVLFGHALEALLRLLSGNQNIDVGIRGNTEAGEEVLETLTHSPPSPRAGGSEFEVFLSFRGEDIRKRFIGHLYEGLEERNISTFIDSEKLKKGEEINKLFEYTERSKIFVPIFSERFAESKWCLKEVTKSVECGKEIVPVFFGVEPSDVRNQSGPFKSAFKDHQSNKKQNQEEVRKWRETLKKVANLSGFNLKDMNGDEAKLKRAVIEIGLDKVNKKPLEVAKHPIGIESHVEIVKKMLENGDNINDVHVVGIHGMGGLGKTTIAKAVYNEYLTKGFNGANCFLSNIREKSAQPNGLVDLQKQLIGEVLKEKNISVSDAAQGKFFIKDSASRKRVLLILDDVDSVEQLDALAGGRDWFGSGSLIIITTRDEEVLLASNVKQDEIYKPQELNEDQSRELFMLHAFSGEQPQGEFVNLSHQLVAAAGGLPLTLEVFGSLLSSKRNVQQWKYTLEKLKRIPPSRVQQRKYF, from the exons ATGGTGATATTTGCAGCTTTATTCATGGTCCTCTTCACCACCGTTCTCTTTGGTCATGCCCTTGAGGCACTTTTAAGGCTACTTTCTGGCAACCAAAATATTGATGTTGGAATTAGAGGAAATACGGAGGCAGGGGAAGAGGTACTGGAGACGTTAACACACTCACCGCCTTCACCAAGGGCTGGTGGATCTGAGTTTGAAGTGTTTCTCAGCTTCAGAGGAGAAGACATCCGAAAGCGTTTCATTGGGCATCTTTATGAAGGCCTCGAGGAGCGTAATATTTCCACCTTCATAGATAGCGAGAAGTTGAAAAAAGGGGAGGAGATCAACAAGCTGTTTGAGTACACAGAGAGGTCCAAGATCTTTGTCCCCATCTTCTCTGAACGCTTTGCAGAATCGAAATGGTGTTTGAAAGAGGTGACCAAAAGCGTGGAATGCGGTAAGGAAATAGTTCCTGTGTTCTTTGGCGTGGAACCTTCCGATGTCCGCAACCAAAGCGGCCCCTTCAAATCTGCGTTTAAGGACCATCAGTCCAACAAGAAGCAGAACCAAGAGGAGGTGAGGAAATGGAGGGAAACATTGAAGAAAGTGGCAAATCTCTCTGGCTTCAATCTCAAGGACATGAATGG GGATGAGGCAAAGCTAAAGCGTGCAGTCATTGAGATAGGGCTAGACAAAGTAAACAAGAAGCCACTTGAAGTTGCAAAGCATCCAATTGGAATTGAAAGCCACGTTGAAATCGTGAAGAAAATGCTAGAGAATGGAGACAATATTAATGATGTTCATGTGGTTGGAATACATGGCATGGGGGGTCTTGGAAAGACAACCATTGCCAAGGCTGTTTATAATGAGTACTTAACCAAAGGGTTTAATGGTGCcaattgttttctttcaaatattagGGAAAAATCTGCCCAACCTAATGGATTAGTCGACTTACAAAAGCAGTTGATTGGAGAggtcttgaaagaaaaaaacatatccGTAAGTGATGCTGCACAAggaaaattttttatcaaagacAGTGCTAGTCGTAAAAGAGTTCTGCTTATCTTAGATGACGTTGATTCCGTAGaacaacttgatgcattggctGGTGGGAGAGATTGGTTTGGCTCAGGAAGTTTGATTATAATCACAACCAGAGATGAGGAGGTCCTGCTAGCTAGCAATGTGAAGCAGGATGAAATTTACAAGCCACAAGAACTGAACGAAGACCAGTCTCGAGAACTATTCATGCTTCATGCATTCAGTGGTGAACAACCACAAGGAGAGTTTGTAAACTTATCACACCAACTAGTTGCAGCAGCTGGTGGGCTACCCTTAACCCTGGAAGTTTTCGGATCTCTTTTGTCTTCTAAAAGGAATGTACAGCAatggaaatatacattagagaAGCTGAAAAGGATCCCCCCAAGCAGAGTCCAACAGAG AAAATATTTCTAG